One window of Camelina sativa cultivar DH55 chromosome 4, Cs, whole genome shotgun sequence genomic DNA carries:
- the LOC104780623 gene encoding uncharacterized protein DDB_G0287625-like — MEEEKAAAYYDELTRKGEGAARSKQGLGFSSGANAVPERGSAIASSSSFLNQFVKASSNPTKSTDNKDSEIRTIRDKLKKDQQHPRVPERSSRESSERRRNRSRERDERDKSHTRRRSRSRSSERRSRYADRERRRSRSRSSERRDRYRDRDSRRRRRSRSRSSSPPRRESRRREDVKEKKIDYSRLIKGYDEMSAAGKVKAKMKLQLDETAEKDTSKGAGWERFEFDKDAPVDDEEVEEGTDDDAALVKRMGQSFRFSAIEAKREEQLKTAHDEAMFGAPTFQTHTDAECNVTENIDVKDDEGDSNSGTISLLSEKVLAKQQGSWRDRARKS; from the exons ATGGAAGAGGAAAAAGCGGCAGCTTACTACGACGAGCTCACGCGTAAAGGAGAAGGAGCTGCTCGTTCCAAGCAAGGCCTCGGCTTCTCCTCCGGTGCCAACGCCGTTCCTGAGAGAGGATCGGCGATCGCATCGTCCTCTTCGTTTCTCAACCAGTTCGTCAAGGCTTCTTCCAACCCAACTAAATCCACTGACAACAAAGACTCCGAGATCCGAACCATCAGAGATAAATTGAAGAAGGATCAGCAACACCCTAGGGTTCCGGAGAGGAGCTCCAGAGAATCGAGTGAACGGCGCCGTAATCGGAGTAGAGAGAGGGATGAGAGAGATAAAAGCCAtacaaggagaagaagcaggagCAGGAGTTCAGAGAGACGTAGTAGGTATGCGGATAGAGAGAGACGGAGAAGCAGGAGCAGGAGTTCAGAGAGGCGTGATAGgtatagagatagagatagtcggaggaggaggaggagccggAGCAGGAGTTCGTCGCCGCCGAGGAGAGAAAGTAGGAGGAGGGAAGAtgttaaggagaagaagattgattaCTCGCGGCTAATCAAAGGCTACGATGAGATG TCAGCTGCTGGAAAAGTGAAGGCCAAGATGAAGCTCCAGCTTGATGAAACTG CTGAGAAAGATACCAGTAAGGGTGCAGGATGGGAAAGATTTGAATTCGACAAAGATGCTCCAGTTGATGATGAGGAAGTAGAAGAAG GTACTGATGACGACGCTGCCTTAGTAAAGCGAATGGGACAGAGTTTTAGGTTTTCGGCCATCGAG GCGAAACGGGAAGAGCAACTCAAAACCGCACACGATGAGGCCATGTTTGGAGCACCCACATTCCAAACCCATACCGACGCCGAATGTAATGTTACAGAGAATATTGATGTTAAGGACGATGAAGGAGACAGCAACAGTGGCACGATAAGTCTTCTAAGTGAAAAG